A section of the Nitrospinaceae bacterium genome encodes:
- the lon gene encoding ATP-dependent protease, translated as METENNPSNDGDQIPLFPLPATVFYPNTHLPLHIFEPRYRQMVADALEGGQKIGMVLLQPGWEANYFAAPPIASVGCVGEIEQHIRLEDGKYNMVLVGLHRIQIIQEFDGKPYRRAKVELLKEINDQTLSADSHPLKDKLIEHCHQFLRLLPSGEKLQREMDLNRCQTLSHLVDQIAYRLNLTVEQKQKLLEERDVLRRTDEIHAALKMKIDLMNLSRMQKRPDTDWNLN; from the coding sequence ATGGAAACCGAAAACAACCCATCAAATGACGGGGACCAGATTCCCCTGTTTCCCTTACCGGCAACCGTATTTTATCCTAACACCCATTTACCGCTTCATATTTTCGAACCCCGGTACCGTCAGATGGTTGCCGATGCTCTCGAAGGCGGCCAAAAAATCGGCATGGTGCTTCTGCAACCAGGGTGGGAGGCGAATTATTTTGCCGCGCCTCCAATCGCATCCGTAGGGTGCGTGGGTGAAATCGAACAGCACATTCGTTTGGAAGATGGAAAATACAATATGGTCCTTGTGGGACTGCACCGGATTCAAATTATCCAGGAGTTTGACGGAAAACCTTATCGCCGCGCAAAAGTTGAACTTCTCAAGGAAATCAATGACCAGACTCTCAGTGCCGACTCCCATCCACTGAAAGACAAATTGATCGAACACTGCCATCAATTTCTGCGTCTATTGCCTTCTGGAGAAAAGCTTCAAAGAGAAATGGATTTGAATCGCTGCCAAACCCTGAGCCATCTGGTCGACCAGATCGCCTATCGGTTGAACCTGACCGTGGAACAAAAGCAAAAATTACTCGAAGAACGCGATGTCCTCCGCCGGACCGATGAAATTCATGCGGCCTTAAAAATGAAAATCGACCTGATGAACCTTTCCAGGATGCAAAAGCGGCCCGATACCGATTGGAATCTGAATTGA
- a CDS encoding CDP-alcohol phosphatidyltransferase: MSFNLEKMYKLPPGDRFFDFNEIWYFFNRWAIRALYPSPVTANQITLLSLVMGLAAAGFYLSDFRDGLVWAAVFLYGKIFLDNVDGNLARVRGEVSRVGRFFDSLTDFWVTFAVYGAITCHLFQESQEPLFWVIGGFALLSGLFHCSYFVFYLVSYTATVGTYRMNRVREDITEEDQRLSSRGESEAGILWMQRLHVWLYGWQDRAIEIFDGFSQTLAGVTNRPDDQKNWYLDKRFLTWISPLCLCTNNMILVIFSLLDDLAMGLWMVLLGNIYLLGIQAWKIFHHRFNSA, encoded by the coding sequence ATGTCTTTCAATTTAGAGAAAATGTATAAGTTGCCGCCCGGCGACCGGTTTTTCGATTTCAATGAAATCTGGTATTTTTTCAACCGCTGGGCGATCCGGGCATTGTACCCCTCACCTGTTACCGCCAATCAGATCACGTTATTGTCACTGGTGATGGGGCTTGCCGCCGCGGGCTTTTATTTGTCCGATTTTCGCGATGGACTGGTCTGGGCCGCGGTTTTTCTTTACGGTAAAATTTTTCTCGATAATGTAGACGGTAATCTGGCTAGAGTTCGCGGCGAGGTTTCCAGAGTCGGGCGGTTTTTCGATTCGCTCACCGATTTTTGGGTGACGTTTGCGGTTTATGGGGCGATCACCTGCCACCTGTTTCAGGAATCGCAAGAACCGTTGTTCTGGGTCATCGGAGGTTTCGCCCTGTTGAGCGGTTTATTTCATTGCTCGTATTTTGTGTTTTATCTGGTCAGCTACACCGCAACGGTGGGCACTTATCGAATGAACCGGGTGCGGGAAGATATTACCGAGGAGGATCAGCGGTTAAGCTCGCGGGGAGAATCTGAAGCTGGCATTTTATGGATGCAACGCCTGCATGTGTGGCTTTACGGGTGGCAGGATCGCGCCATCGAAATTTTTGACGGGTTCAGCCAAACCCTGGCGGGAGTGACAAATCGACCTGACGATCAAAAAAACTGGTATCTCGACAAGCGTTTTTTAACCTGGATCAGCCCTTTGTGCCTGTGCACCAATAATATGATCCTGGTGATTTTTTCCCTGCTGGATGACCTGGCGATGGGTTTATGGATGGTTCTGCTGGGGAATATTTATCTGCTGGGGATCCAGGCCTGGAAAATTTTTCATCACCGTTTTAATTCTGCGTGA
- a CDS encoding radical SAM protein, translated as MTVIQTASHSIENKTVVRPIKVLLVYPNTSEVALANLGFQRVHTLLNQIDGVECDRFSLPEVWSPEVESLKPHELLSHEWGLKPEDFDMIAFSISFEPDYLNSAALLKYFNIPLEREQRGPDYPLILAGGSAVFINPEPLADIVDAFFIGEGEGLAEQFFKLFATSQWQDSRELLPEAATLPGIYVPRFYQPHYENGEFAGFSADPLVPARIERHWTEKTAELCTHSEIHDEVSTFKDMALMEVTRGCIWACRFCTAGFIYRPPRLPDLNLTYQSLESALDKSGNSASTIGLVGPSVTDHPDLTALAKRITEQGKKLSFSSLRMETLNDELVDLILKSGQKTLTVAVDGPSERMRDVINKAATDEFIIEKCRFLTEKGILHLKIYSIIGLPGEEDEDIEAFITLVQNVMEAYVSACSKRGNIGNVTIGLSPLVPKPGTPFQWHPMERVGSLKKKFLKVRKALGKIPHIKMSFGSPNEAYLQTYLSRGDRRVKDFFKYYLENDHDSKSALHQFRDPVDAAVYRQFERDDCLPWDIIDHGYFNKFLWQDYQRGLRQKHTPLCETATCKICGIC; from the coding sequence ATGACAGTTATCCAAACGGCTTCCCATTCTATAGAAAATAAGACGGTGGTGCGACCGATTAAGGTTCTTCTGGTTTACCCCAACACGTCGGAGGTGGCTCTGGCCAACCTGGGTTTTCAGAGGGTTCACACCCTTTTGAACCAGATCGATGGTGTGGAGTGCGATCGGTTCAGTTTGCCGGAAGTCTGGAGCCCGGAGGTCGAAAGTCTGAAGCCGCATGAATTGTTATCGCACGAATGGGGTTTAAAGCCTGAGGATTTCGATATGATCGCTTTCTCGATTTCCTTTGAGCCGGACTATCTTAATTCCGCCGCCCTGTTGAAGTATTTTAACATCCCTCTGGAGCGCGAACAAAGAGGGCCTGATTATCCCCTGATCCTGGCTGGAGGGTCCGCGGTATTTATAAATCCCGAACCGTTAGCCGATATTGTCGATGCCTTTTTTATCGGCGAGGGCGAAGGTCTGGCGGAACAATTTTTCAAACTGTTTGCAACAAGTCAATGGCAGGATTCCCGCGAACTGCTTCCTGAAGCCGCTACCCTGCCGGGAATCTATGTTCCCCGGTTTTATCAGCCGCATTACGAAAATGGTGAATTTGCCGGGTTTTCAGCCGATCCTTTGGTGCCGGCACGGATCGAGAGGCATTGGACGGAAAAAACCGCAGAGCTGTGCACGCATTCGGAAATCCACGATGAGGTCTCGACCTTCAAGGACATGGCCTTGATGGAAGTCACGCGCGGATGCATATGGGCCTGCCGCTTCTGTACGGCGGGGTTTATCTATCGTCCCCCCCGGTTGCCCGACTTGAATCTCACTTACCAATCCCTGGAAAGCGCCCTGGACAAATCGGGAAACTCGGCCTCGACGATTGGGCTTGTCGGCCCTTCGGTGACCGATCACCCGGATTTGACCGCACTGGCTAAGAGGATCACCGAGCAGGGAAAAAAGCTTTCCTTTTCGTCGCTGAGGATGGAAACCCTCAATGATGAACTGGTGGACTTGATCCTGAAAAGCGGGCAGAAAACCCTGACCGTGGCGGTCGATGGTCCGTCCGAGCGTATGCGTGACGTGATCAACAAAGCCGCCACCGACGAATTCATCATTGAAAAATGCCGGTTCCTGACCGAGAAAGGAATCCTGCATTTAAAAATTTATTCCATCATCGGTTTGCCGGGCGAGGAAGATGAAGACATCGAAGCGTTCATCACTCTGGTTCAGAACGTTATGGAAGCCTATGTGAGCGCCTGCAGCAAGCGCGGGAACATCGGCAACGTAACCATCGGTCTCAGCCCCCTGGTTCCCAAGCCGGGCACCCCGTTTCAATGGCACCCCATGGAACGGGTCGGGAGCTTGAAGAAAAAGTTTCTCAAGGTGCGCAAGGCGCTGGGGAAAATTCCTCACATTAAGATGAGCTTTGGGTCGCCTAATGAGGCGTATCTGCAAACCTATCTTTCCCGGGGCGATCGCCGCGTAAAAGATTTTTTTAAATACTATCTCGAGAACGACCACGATTCAAAATCAGCTCTCCATCAATTTCGTGACCCTGTGGATGCGGCCGTTTACCGTCAATTTGAACGGGATGACTGCCTGCCCTGGGACATCATCGATCACGGATATTTCAATAAATTCCTCTGGCAGGATTATCAAAGAGGACTCAGGCAAAAACACACGCCTCTGTGTGAAACCGCCACCTGCAAGATTTGCGGGATTTGCTAA
- a CDS encoding ABC transporter ATP-binding protein, with amino-acid sequence MIQISQLKKSLYGGGHRVDILNGIDLTIPSGQFVAVIGASGSGKTTLLSLIAGLDMPTSGTIVIDGQDITQLDEDELAALRARRFGFIFQNFHLIPTLTALENVVLSGELNGTSGAQKKAQDLLGTVGLEDRMHHYPAQLSGGEQQRLCLARAFINEPEIILADEPTGNLDSKNSEHILGLLLELHRVKQATIVLVTHEPDIAAKTQRILTMADGTLITDTKTPVPSVSASRPPEQ; translated from the coding sequence GTGATCCAAATCAGTCAATTAAAAAAGAGCCTTTACGGAGGCGGGCATCGGGTAGATATTTTAAACGGCATCGATCTGACGATTCCCAGTGGACAATTCGTCGCGGTGATCGGCGCCTCCGGAAGCGGGAAAACCACTCTGCTCAGCCTGATAGCAGGCCTCGACATGCCCACCAGCGGAACCATCGTCATCGACGGTCAAGATATCACCCAACTCGACGAGGATGAGTTGGCCGCTCTTCGCGCCCGGCGCTTCGGTTTTATCTTTCAGAATTTTCACCTCATCCCAACATTGACCGCTCTCGAAAACGTGGTCCTGTCCGGGGAGTTGAATGGGACTTCCGGCGCCCAGAAAAAAGCACAGGATCTTTTGGGCACCGTCGGCCTGGAAGACCGCATGCACCATTATCCCGCGCAGTTGTCCGGCGGTGAGCAACAGCGACTTTGTCTCGCGCGGGCGTTTATCAACGAACCGGAAATCATTCTGGCGGACGAACCCACCGGCAATCTGGACTCTAAAAACAGCGAACATATTCTCGGTCTCCTTTTGGAATTGCACCGGGTGAAACAAGCGACCATCGTTCTGGTCACTCATGAGCCGGACATCGCCGCGAAAACCCAGCGCATTCTGACCATGGCCGACGGAACCCTCATTACGGACACTAAAACTCCCGTGCCATCTGTTTCTGCTTCCCGGCCTCCCGAACAATGA
- a CDS encoding glycosyl transferase family 1, with the protein MSITEKPQGQLSPPQIAALVLAEFRGAWKRFIFFIICIAIGVGAVMTIKSLANILNNAVNKESKSLLAADIAVQGSWEQTAKDREFLKQALPPETEFLFIKELHGMARYKKPGNAGGTHSGSLIVELKSIPLTKPHYPLYGELETAPAQAIDKSLADHGALVEPSFLMRTRLKVGDTFSLGKTQARIVGTILSEPDRISRAFSIGPRIFVSQATLDEAQLIQPGSRVKHRTLIRLPDSLPPETAVAILKAGLEDKSLRFKSYKDMQSSLTDSIERMGQYLGALGVIALIMGGIGVAMIIRTFMAQKLDTIAILNCMGASSKTILKVYLLQSLLLGLTGSLLGVTLGYTALYLLPAKLAGLLNIEFQPGFYWVPALQSICLGLLTTLLFCTWPLIRAVKTRPLRLFRRNFEEEEISKGSRLERWIAGSTMVAGLAVIVFWQAESLKRGAIFLFALILSTLILRAVSLGLLKSLRKVPPSGSMTRRYGLANLYRPNNQAASIITCLGLGIMLVLTVRLVQMDMLSMLSSNTEINPPNYFYIDIQSDQTERFTQILDQTVPEAERELIPLIRSRLYSADGKKTSEWQYKNRREEEWFITRSFVLTHMAGPPPKDNKIIEGKWWSEEEASTPQVSLEEDAARRLGLTIGSELTVEIQGIQVSAPVTSIRKVNWRNMRTNFYMIFSPGALEGAPITYVATVNVPEEKELSLQQAVIDQLPNVTALSTRDIVNTVESVVGKLKTLVDFMSGFSILSGLIILSGSIASTKFRRLKESAILKILGARRKMVASILGVEYAILGLISGVMGAGLSCLLAWGVMKYMVKSEWHLYPSILLWTLFLSVLLTTGTGILSSLDVLKNKPFKTLRQADS; encoded by the coding sequence ATGAGCATCACTGAAAAACCACAGGGCCAACTCAGCCCGCCACAAATCGCGGCCCTTGTCCTCGCCGAATTTCGCGGCGCCTGGAAACGGTTTATATTTTTCATCATCTGTATTGCCATCGGCGTTGGCGCGGTGATGACGATCAAGAGCCTGGCCAATATTCTGAACAATGCCGTCAACAAGGAATCGAAAAGCCTGCTGGCGGCGGACATCGCCGTCCAGGGAAGCTGGGAACAAACCGCAAAGGATCGCGAATTCCTGAAGCAGGCCCTGCCGCCCGAAACGGAATTTCTATTCATCAAAGAACTGCACGGCATGGCCCGCTACAAAAAACCGGGCAACGCAGGCGGCACCCATTCCGGCTCACTGATCGTTGAGTTGAAATCCATTCCCCTCACAAAACCCCACTACCCCTTGTACGGCGAATTAGAAACCGCACCCGCGCAGGCGATTGACAAATCGCTGGCCGATCACGGCGCATTGGTCGAACCTTCTTTTTTGATGCGCACCCGCTTAAAAGTCGGCGACACCTTCAGCCTCGGAAAAACCCAGGCACGCATTGTGGGGACGATCCTGTCCGAACCCGACCGAATATCGCGCGCGTTCAGCATCGGGCCACGCATATTCGTATCGCAGGCAACCCTCGATGAAGCCCAGTTGATCCAACCGGGAAGCCGGGTGAAACACCGGACGCTGATCCGCCTTCCCGATTCCCTGCCGCCGGAAACAGCCGTCGCCATTTTAAAGGCCGGACTTGAAGACAAATCCCTGCGGTTCAAATCCTACAAAGACATGCAGTCGTCTCTCACCGATTCCATCGAACGCATGGGCCAGTACCTCGGAGCCTTGGGCGTCATCGCCCTGATCATGGGAGGCATCGGTGTGGCGATGATCATCCGCACATTCATGGCGCAAAAACTCGACACCATCGCCATCTTAAACTGCATGGGCGCATCATCAAAAACCATATTGAAAGTCTATCTCCTGCAATCCCTGCTCCTGGGATTGACAGGAAGTTTATTGGGCGTGACCCTCGGTTACACCGCCCTGTACCTTCTTCCCGCGAAGCTCGCCGGATTGTTGAACATCGAATTTCAGCCGGGGTTTTACTGGGTGCCGGCCCTGCAGTCCATCTGTCTTGGGCTGTTGACCACCCTGCTGTTTTGCACGTGGCCGCTGATCCGCGCGGTCAAAACGCGGCCTTTAAGGCTGTTTCGCCGCAATTTTGAAGAGGAGGAAATCTCAAAAGGCAGTCGACTGGAACGCTGGATAGCCGGGTCGACGATGGTGGCGGGATTGGCGGTGATCGTTTTCTGGCAGGCGGAATCGCTGAAGCGCGGCGCCATATTTCTTTTCGCGCTGATCCTCTCGACGCTGATCCTGAGGGCCGTATCGCTGGGCCTGTTGAAATCCCTGCGCAAAGTTCCGCCGTCCGGATCAATGACGAGACGCTACGGCTTGGCCAATCTCTACCGTCCCAACAACCAGGCGGCATCCATCATTACCTGCTTAGGCCTTGGCATCATGCTGGTGCTCACCGTTCGGCTGGTGCAAATGGACATGCTGTCGATGCTATCGTCCAATACCGAAATCAATCCGCCCAATTATTTTTACATCGACATCCAGTCGGATCAAACCGAACGCTTCACGCAAATTTTAGATCAAACCGTCCCCGAAGCCGAACGTGAACTGATTCCTCTCATCCGCTCGCGCCTGTACAGTGCCGATGGGAAAAAAACCTCGGAGTGGCAATATAAGAACCGCCGTGAAGAAGAGTGGTTCATCACCCGCAGTTTCGTGCTGACCCACATGGCCGGTCCACCCCCCAAGGACAATAAAATCATCGAAGGCAAATGGTGGAGCGAGGAGGAAGCTTCTACGCCGCAGGTGTCTCTCGAGGAAGACGCGGCCCGAAGACTCGGGCTGACGATAGGATCCGAGCTCACCGTCGAGATTCAGGGGATTCAAGTCTCGGCTCCCGTCACCAGCATCCGCAAAGTCAACTGGCGCAATATGCGCACCAATTTTTATATGATATTTTCACCCGGGGCGTTGGAGGGAGCACCCATCACCTATGTCGCCACGGTCAACGTTCCCGAAGAAAAAGAACTTTCTCTTCAACAGGCGGTCATCGATCAATTGCCCAACGTCACTGCTCTTAGCACACGCGACATCGTCAACACGGTGGAATCGGTGGTCGGGAAATTAAAAACCCTGGTGGATTTCATGTCCGGGTTCAGCATCTTGTCCGGTCTGATCATCCTGTCCGGGTCGATCGCCTCCACCAAATTTCGCCGACTGAAAGAATCGGCGATATTAAAAATATTGGGCGCCCGCCGTAAAATGGTGGCCAGTATCCTGGGAGTCGAGTACGCCATTTTAGGCTTAATATCCGGAGTCATGGGCGCCGGGCTGTCCTGTCTCCTGGCCTGGGGAGTTATGAAGTACATGGTCAAATCCGAATGGCACCTCTACCCTTCCATCCTGTTGTGGACGCTTTTCCTAAGCGTTTTACTCACCACCGGGACCGGCATTCTGAGCAGTCTGGACGTCTTAAAAAACAAACCTTTCAAGACCCTCCGGCAAGCCGACAGCTGA
- the phoU gene encoding phosphate transport system regulatory protein PhoU has protein sequence MIMARHPKHLEKEIASLKERILSLGASVEAGVQRAARSLTRRDPVLALKVIDSDFEIDQMEVVVEEECLKILALHQPVANDLRLIIAILKINNDLERIGDLAVNIAERAMHLSTHDRVDLPFDFQSMSEKTQIMLKGSLDALVNQDVNLARQVCMADDEVDAMNRDVFSRVEAEIKKDPESLSSLIQLLSASRYLERVADHATNIAEDVIYMVEGEIIRHFNKISENTVPFSKK, from the coding sequence ATGATTATGGCAAGACATCCCAAACATCTGGAAAAAGAAATTGCAAGTCTTAAAGAAAGGATTCTGTCCCTGGGCGCGAGTGTGGAAGCCGGCGTCCAACGGGCGGCAAGATCCTTGACGCGAAGAGACCCCGTTTTGGCTTTGAAGGTGATTGATTCTGACTTTGAAATCGATCAGATGGAAGTGGTTGTCGAAGAGGAATGCCTCAAGATTTTAGCGCTTCATCAACCGGTTGCCAACGATCTCAGGTTGATCATCGCCATCCTAAAAATCAATAACGACCTCGAACGAATCGGTGATCTGGCGGTCAACATTGCTGAGCGGGCGATGCATCTTTCCACGCATGATCGAGTGGATCTTCCCTTCGATTTTCAGAGCATGTCTGAAAAAACGCAAATCATGCTGAAGGGCAGTCTGGATGCCCTGGTCAATCAGGACGTGAACCTTGCGCGTCAGGTGTGTATGGCCGATGACGAAGTGGATGCGATGAACCGGGACGTTTTTTCCCGTGTCGAAGCCGAAATAAAAAAAGACCCGGAGAGTTTAAGTAGCCTCATCCAGCTCCTTTCAGCGTCCCGTTATCTGGAGCGGGTGGCCGATCATGCGACCAACATCGCTGAGGATGTCATCTATATGGTGGAAGGCGAGATCATCCGTCATTTCAATAAAATATCGGAAAATACGGTCCCCTTTTCTAAAAAATAA
- the pstB2 gene encoding phosphate import ATP-binding protein PstB 2 → MVEIENLNFYYGEKRALNNISMTIPKNKVTAFIGPSGCGKSTLLRCLNRMNDLVENARMEGSIKIGGVNQHQQAEDISVLRKRVGMVFQKFNPFPKTIFENVAYGPRIHGLKDKARLRESVEKSLKSVALWEEVKDRLYESALALSGGQQQRLCIARAIAVEPEVLLMDEPCSALDPLSTGKIEELVFELKEKYTIVIVTHNMQQASRIADFTGFMLLGDLMEFGLTHRMFTKPEKQETEDYITGRFG, encoded by the coding sequence ATGGTGGAAATCGAAAATCTTAATTTCTACTATGGTGAGAAGCGGGCGCTTAATAATATTTCCATGACCATTCCAAAAAATAAGGTCACCGCATTCATTGGCCCGTCTGGGTGCGGTAAATCTACTCTTTTGCGCTGTCTCAACCGGATGAATGATCTGGTGGAAAATGCACGAATGGAGGGAAGCATCAAGATTGGCGGTGTGAACCAGCATCAACAGGCTGAAGATATAAGCGTGTTACGTAAGCGAGTGGGAATGGTTTTTCAAAAGTTCAACCCGTTTCCCAAGACCATTTTTGAAAATGTTGCCTATGGTCCAAGGATTCATGGGCTCAAGGACAAAGCCAGGCTGAGGGAAAGTGTTGAAAAAAGCTTAAAATCGGTGGCCTTGTGGGAAGAGGTGAAAGACCGTCTTTATGAAAGTGCTCTGGCGTTGTCCGGAGGACAGCAGCAGCGTTTGTGCATTGCCCGCGCCATCGCAGTCGAACCGGAAGTGCTTCTGATGGATGAACCGTGTTCGGCACTGGACCCTCTGTCGACGGGAAAGATCGAAGAATTGGTGTTTGAGCTGAAAGAAAAATATACGATTGTCATTGTGACCCACAACATGCAACAGGCGTCCAGGATCGCCGATTTTACGGGGTTTATGCTGTTAGGGGATTTGATGGAGTTTGGACTCACCCACCGCATGTTCACCAAACCGGAGAAGCAAGAAACTGAAGATTATATTACCGGTCGATTCGGATAA